One Sphaerisporangium krabiense DNA segment encodes these proteins:
- the mtrB gene encoding MtrAB system histidine kinase MtrB, which translates to MATAPLPGRTGPARPKPKKKTRRTPRQIVRGVRRRARRAAGRVRRVWRRSLQLRVVTSTLFISMTVVAVLGFFLMQMIDTAVLRGRVDSATSEARANVTTLGGYLEQPSAATPPDAPARDGGPDTAFANPVDQAAYAMAQRADSRYSVVILNADLVGSDRVTDNLDPKSVTWKLRDAVLQNKDEPRALYTPMYYVGRPQPIPALAIGALVGDYEVYHFFPLEDDVKTLSAVQQWLVVVGVALVLLLAAVASLVTRQVVTPVRLTRQAAERLAAGRLEERLKVRGEDDLARLATSFNEMASNLALKIHQLEELSQVQRQFVSDVSHELRTPLTTVRMAADLLYESREDFDPATARAAELMQNQLERFESMLADLLEISRYDAGAATLDIDSVDMRDVVLRAVGDSQPLAERRSTRLDLRLPGEPCMAEVDSRRVERILRNLLFNAIEHGEGRDIVVALGADRDAVAVAVRDHGVGLKPGEENMVFDRFWRADPSRARTIGGTGLGLAISREDAMLHGGWLQAWGMPGEGSQFRLSLPRQAGSELRGSPLPLVPPEVEMRRTWRGHATPVLSPAVEGAFDAD; encoded by the coding sequence ATGGCCACCGCGCCCCTTCCCGGCCGCACGGGCCCCGCCCGCCCGAAGCCGAAGAAGAAGACCCGCAGGACGCCGCGCCAGATCGTGCGCGGCGTCCGCAGGCGCGCGCGGCGCGCGGCCGGGCGGGTGCGCCGGGTCTGGCGCCGCTCGCTGCAGCTCAGGGTCGTCACCAGCACCCTCTTCATCTCCATGACCGTGGTCGCGGTGCTCGGCTTCTTCCTCATGCAGATGATCGACACGGCCGTGCTGCGGGGCCGGGTCGACTCGGCGACCTCCGAGGCGCGGGCCAACGTGACCACCTTGGGCGGATACCTGGAGCAGCCGTCCGCCGCCACGCCCCCGGACGCGCCCGCCCGCGACGGCGGTCCCGACACCGCCTTCGCCAACCCGGTCGACCAGGCGGCCTACGCCATGGCCCAGCGGGCGGACTCGCGCTACAGCGTCGTGATCCTCAACGCCGACCTGGTCGGCAGCGACCGCGTCACCGACAACCTGGACCCCAAGAGCGTCACGTGGAAACTGCGCGACGCCGTGCTGCAGAACAAGGACGAGCCCCGCGCGCTCTACACCCCGATGTACTACGTCGGCAGGCCGCAGCCGATCCCCGCGCTGGCCATCGGCGCGCTCGTCGGCGACTACGAGGTCTACCACTTCTTCCCGCTGGAGGACGACGTCAAGACGTTGTCCGCCGTCCAGCAGTGGCTGGTCGTGGTCGGCGTGGCGCTGGTGCTGCTGCTCGCCGCCGTGGCCTCCCTGGTGACCCGCCAGGTCGTCACGCCGGTCCGGCTCACCCGCCAGGCGGCCGAGCGCCTCGCCGCGGGACGGCTGGAGGAACGGCTGAAGGTGCGCGGCGAGGACGACCTGGCCCGCCTGGCCACGTCCTTCAACGAGATGGCCTCCAACCTCGCCCTGAAGATCCACCAGCTCGAAGAGCTGTCCCAGGTGCAGCGGCAGTTCGTCTCCGACGTCTCCCACGAGCTGCGCACCCCGCTGACCACCGTCCGCATGGCGGCCGACCTGCTGTACGAGAGCCGTGAGGACTTCGACCCCGCCACCGCGCGCGCCGCCGAGCTGATGCAGAACCAGCTCGAGCGCTTCGAGTCGATGCTCGCCGACCTTCTGGAGATCAGCCGCTACGACGCCGGCGCGGCCACGCTCGACATCGACTCGGTGGACATGCGCGACGTGGTGCTGCGCGCCGTCGGCGATTCCCAGCCGCTGGCCGAGCGCAGGTCCACCCGGCTGGACCTGCGGCTGCCCGGCGAGCCCTGCATGGCCGAGGTCGACAGCCGCCGGGTCGAGCGCATCCTGCGCAACCTGCTGTTCAACGCCATCGAGCACGGCGAGGGCCGCGACATCGTGGTCGCCCTCGGCGCCGACCGCGACGCGGTGGCGGTGGCGGTGCGCGACCACGGGGTGGGGCTCAAGCCCGGGGAGGAGAACATGGTCTTCGACCGCTTCTGGCGCGCCGACCCGTCCCGGGCCCGCACGATCGGCGGCACCGGGCTCGGCCTGGCGATCTCCCGCGAGGACGCCATGCTGCACGGCGGGTGGCTGCAGGCGTGGGGCATGCCGGGGGAGGGGTCGCAGTTCCGCCTGTCGCTGCCCCGGCAGGCAGGGTCCGAGCTGCGCGGCTCGCCGCTGCCGCTGGTGCCGCCGGAGGTCGAGATGCGGCGCACCTGGCGGGGCCACGCCACGCCGGTGCTCTCGCCCGCCGTCGAGGGGGCCTTCGATGCCGACTAG
- the mtrA gene encoding MtrAB system response regulator MtrA: MKGRVLVVDDDAALAEMLGIVLRGEGFEPSFVSDGDKALDAFRDTRPDLVLLDLMLPGADGIDVCRRIRAESGVPIVMLTAKSDTIDVVLGLESGADDYIVKPFKPKELVARVRARLRRTDEPTPEVLQIGDITIDVAGHSVKREEDTVNLTPLEFDLLVALARKPRQVFTREVLLEQVWGYRHAADTRLVNVHVQRLRAKIEKDPEHPEIVVTVRGVGYKAGPA, translated from the coding sequence ATGAAAGGACGCGTGCTGGTCGTCGACGACGACGCCGCTCTCGCCGAGATGCTCGGCATTGTCCTTCGGGGGGAGGGCTTCGAGCCGTCGTTCGTGTCCGATGGCGACAAGGCGCTGGACGCGTTCCGTGACACCCGGCCGGACCTGGTTCTTCTCGACCTGATGCTTCCCGGTGCCGACGGCATCGACGTCTGCCGCCGCATCCGCGCCGAGTCCGGCGTGCCCATCGTGATGCTGACGGCCAAGAGCGACACGATCGACGTCGTGCTGGGGCTGGAGTCCGGCGCGGACGACTACATCGTCAAGCCCTTCAAGCCGAAGGAGCTCGTCGCCCGGGTGCGGGCGCGGCTGCGCCGCACCGACGAGCCGACCCCCGAGGTGCTGCAGATCGGCGACATCACCATCGACGTCGCCGGTCACTCGGTCAAGCGCGAGGAGGACACGGTCAACCTCACGCCGCTGGAGTTCGACCTGCTGGTCGCGCTCGCCCGCAAGCCGCGCCAGGTCTTCACCCGCGAGGTCCTGCTCGAGCAGGTCTGGGGCTACCGCCACGCCGCGGACACGCGGCTGGTCAACGTGCACGTCCAGCGCCTGCGGGCCAAGATCGAGAAGGACCCCGAGCACCCCGAGATCGTGGTCACCGTCCGCGGCGTCGGCTACAAGGCCGGGCCGGCGTAG
- a CDS encoding LpqB family beta-propeller domain-containing protein, with protein MPTSPSRPARRVRPPRRTGPSRPVRLTFGASLAAALAFLSACSTVPTGGNPFTARGPAAKDPLSQPYVRILAAPPKPNGEPIDIVNGFLAAAAGFDDPQRTVARQYLTEEARRTWDPTDAVVIYGQPKSPGQVVEETQAHITMKALKLGALDADGHYVPTDASSGGELTEEFKLTKVGGQWRISAAPPGLLLSDDDFKRAYRAYDLYFPAFDQKVLVTDQVQVPIDPEQGLAKSLVQRMLLGPTTPIRDAVVPAFGHDVDVNDVTVEDDTVVVDFTYGIVDSARVTSQRMALSAQLSWTLKPLTESRSIEVRVNGEQFPGGPFVIDPRAYASFDPNVVTASSDALFLRQGKPYLVDKDNDQPLDRGAEPARQFTALAVGKGLSTLALLDKTGAVWVPGEAPGSPWQRWMQAAGLTAPSWDRYDQLWSVAKLGPRRSQVLRARDATGAERVPAPALESSDVKAFRVSRDGARVAVIADDGGGDRVLVGSIDRSRPEIKNVRPLVPTDEGQEILDIAWRDAGTLLVLTQSASDRELATWSVTRGSRSDTPKAAARIVTITAAPEPAPVFAGTSDGEVLMWDPQKRKWTSVERNGATTPKYPLG; from the coding sequence ATGCCGACTAGCCCGTCGCGGCCGGCCAGGCGGGTCAGGCCGCCCCGCCGTACGGGCCCCTCCAGGCCCGTACGGCTCACGTTCGGCGCGTCGCTGGCCGCGGCCCTCGCGTTCCTCTCGGCGTGCTCGACCGTGCCCACCGGCGGCAACCCCTTCACGGCGCGCGGCCCGGCCGCCAAGGACCCGCTCAGCCAGCCGTACGTGCGCATCCTCGCGGCGCCGCCGAAGCCGAACGGCGAGCCGATCGACATCGTCAACGGCTTCCTGGCCGCCGCGGCCGGCTTCGACGACCCTCAGCGCACCGTGGCCCGGCAGTACCTCACCGAAGAGGCCCGCCGCACGTGGGACCCCACCGACGCGGTGGTGATCTACGGCCAGCCGAAGTCCCCCGGCCAGGTCGTCGAGGAGACGCAGGCCCACATCACGATGAAGGCGCTCAAGCTCGGCGCCCTCGACGCAGACGGCCACTACGTGCCCACCGACGCCTCCTCGGGCGGCGAGCTGACCGAGGAGTTCAAGCTGACCAAGGTCGGCGGCCAGTGGCGCATCTCGGCGGCGCCCCCCGGGCTGCTGCTGTCCGACGACGACTTCAAGCGCGCCTACCGCGCCTACGATCTGTACTTCCCGGCCTTCGACCAGAAGGTTCTGGTCACCGACCAGGTGCAGGTGCCCATCGACCCCGAGCAGGGGCTCGCCAAGTCGCTGGTGCAGCGCATGCTCCTCGGGCCGACCACCCCGATCCGCGACGCCGTCGTCCCGGCGTTCGGCCACGACGTGGACGTCAACGACGTCACCGTCGAGGACGACACCGTCGTGGTGGACTTCACCTACGGCATCGTCGACTCCGCGCGGGTCACCTCGCAGAGGATGGCCCTGTCCGCCCAGCTCTCCTGGACGCTGAAGCCGCTCACCGAATCGCGGTCCATCGAGGTCAGGGTCAACGGGGAGCAGTTCCCCGGCGGGCCGTTCGTCATCGACCCGCGCGCCTACGCGAGCTTCGACCCCAACGTCGTGACCGCCTCGTCCGACGCGCTCTTCCTGCGCCAGGGCAAGCCGTACCTGGTCGACAAGGACAACGACCAGCCGCTCGACCGGGGCGCCGAGCCCGCGCGGCAGTTCACCGCCCTGGCCGTGGGCAAGGGCCTGTCGACGCTGGCGTTGCTGGACAAGACGGGCGCGGTCTGGGTCCCCGGAGAGGCGCCCGGCAGCCCCTGGCAGCGCTGGATGCAGGCGGCCGGGCTCACCGCGCCCTCCTGGGACCGCTACGACCAGCTCTGGTCGGTGGCCAAGCTGGGGCCGCGCAGATCGCAGGTGCTCAGGGCGCGCGACGCGACCGGCGCGGAACGCGTGCCCGCCCCTGCCCTGGAGTCCTCCGACGTCAAGGCGTTCCGCGTCTCGCGCGACGGCGCCCGCGTCGCCGTCATCGCCGACGACGGGGGCGGCGACCGCGTGCTGGTCGGGTCGATCGACAGGTCGCGGCCGGAGATCAAGAACGTGCGCCCGCTCGTGCCCACCGACGAGGGACAGGAGATCCTCGACATCGCCTGGCGGGACGCCGGCACGCTGCTGGTGCTCACGCAGAGCGCGTCCGACCGCGAGCTGGCCACCTGGTCGGTCACCCGGGGCAGCAGGTCCGACACGCCCAAGGCGGCGGCCCGCATCGT